A region of Maniola jurtina chromosome 18, ilManJurt1.1, whole genome shotgun sequence DNA encodes the following proteins:
- the LOC123874157 gene encoding uncharacterized protein LOC123874157 has product MRAVWTVVLVRAIHLAMDISESRRLISLYKEFKCLWDPKDSNYTNRGVRDDAWCQISREMGNKSIENLKKKMRSLAGGYRREKHREKQSRITGSGAQDTYKSKWFAYDDFDFMADKNEPGTTRDTLEHIVSY; this is encoded by the exons ATGCGCGCGGTGTGGACGGTTGTGTTGGTTCGCGCGATCCACCTCGCCATGGACATCTCAGAAAGTCGCCGTTTGATATCGCTTTATAAAGaatttaaatgtttatgggATCCCAAAGATTCTAATTACACCAATAGAGGTGTTAGAGATGATGCTTGGTGTCAGATTTCTCGTGAAATGGGGAATAAGTCGATCGAGAACCTAAAGAAAAAAATGCGATCTCTGGCGGGAGGCTACAGAAGGGAGAAACACAGAGAGAAGCAAAGCCGTATAACTGGATCCG GTGCTCAAGATACATATAAATCAAAGTGGTTTGCGTATGATGACTTCGACTTTATGGCGGATAAAAATGAACCCGGAACCACACGCGATACATTGGAACATATTGTGAGCTATTAG